One window of Chamaesiphon minutus PCC 6605 genomic DNA carries:
- a CDS encoding heteromeric transposase endonuclease subunit TnsA — translation MVRSKRDWTEEKLDRYMKEGRGHGIGRDYNPWIKVSDFSSSGRVSRVLGWKTSREHHFMSDGETRLFYLFEWSDRIVDIREQFPLLDRELCFKIAEDMGVEYPKDPKSGAPYVLSTDFMLTVTHKGKNTYEARTFKPSKSLNNKRTAMKLELERRYYAIKEIDWKIVTEKDIPKLMIKNVEWIHSSHKLEGNKEANKEELHHIIKILRSKLETDTTTVGKVVNDLDIEMNVGLGTSLYLFKYLVANKLISVDMLTEKSLTFFPTKDLKFN, via the coding sequence ATGGTCAGAAGCAAAAGAGACTGGACAGAAGAGAAACTCGACCGATATATGAAGGAAGGTCGAGGACATGGTATCGGTCGAGACTACAATCCATGGATCAAAGTTTCAGATTTTTCTTCCAGTGGACGTGTATCAAGAGTTTTAGGCTGGAAGACTAGTCGAGAGCATCATTTCATGTCCGATGGTGAGACAAGACTGTTCTATTTATTCGAGTGGTCAGATCGGATTGTTGATATTCGAGAGCAATTTCCATTACTCGATCGAGAGTTGTGCTTCAAGATTGCAGAAGACATGGGAGTTGAATACCCTAAAGATCCCAAAAGTGGTGCCCCTTATGTCCTGAGCACAGATTTCATGTTGACCGTTACTCATAAAGGGAAAAATACTTATGAGGCAAGAACGTTTAAACCTTCCAAGAGTTTAAATAATAAGCGGACAGCAATGAAACTAGAACTAGAAAGGCGTTACTATGCCATTAAAGAGATCGACTGGAAAATAGTCACGGAAAAAGATATTCCCAAGTTAATGATAAAAAATGTTGAATGGATTCATTCATCCCACAAACTAGAAGGAAATAAAGAGGCTAATAAAGAAGAGCTTCATCACATAATCAAAATTTTGAGATCGAAGCTAGAAACAGATACTACTACTGTCGGTAAAGTTGTTAATGACTTGGATATAGAAATGAATGTTGGGCTAGGTACATCACTTTACCTATTTAAGTATCTTGTGGCAAATAAATTGATCTCAGTTGACATGCTAACGGAGAAATCACTTACTTTTTTCCCAACAAAAGATCTCAAATTCAACTAA